From Xenopus tropicalis strain Nigerian chromosome 3, UCB_Xtro_10.0, whole genome shotgun sequence, the proteins below share one genomic window:
- the ubap1l gene encoding ubiquitin-associated protein 1-like isoform X1, with protein MLYFISLHEKIVRKWNMLSFFVPLFPVDWCDCPCLGFNSEDSSRMSFLDEIPFKIHEVYTNVPSVERPISPSNINIPDCSELLMCTVHDFTTEKKVLEWVEGLYSKNGSPADIRPTAPPYWMVQNGRGVSPTRRTSPQRPIFPMRRCRSLSASDAIPIRQRSSWGGLESMENGEMFEEEDGYSEDDEYSTSEESEMEARQREARSRSCKTSPQPQRSSRPSTSPFVPSPPSRCHCQKTDFSPPSCNIKKRKSFTYLNSSKSEVELANKRILALVHPTKCVSEGRGLPQNQRHNRYGQPLSPTQPPPAPSCCCRAKRPSSAGSIPPIQCHKPTTPSLSPYSCLPPMRHRQSDSSGDVLLALSQEERDVIKAVTSLGYPLRRAMIALQKMGEQSLEQVLGYLGATDRLRKIGYEEGLIEEAMEMFQNSEIKAAEYLRLLLQFNDMGFQQDDIKEVLLVHDNHRDRSLEELMSRAQ; from the exons ATGCTATATTTTATCTCTCTCCATGAAAAAATAGTTAGAAAGTGGAATATGCTGTCATTTTTTGTGCCATTGTTCCCTGTTGACTGGTGTGACTGCCCATGTTTAGGTTTCAATTCTGAAGATTCTTCCAGAATGAGTTTCTTGGATGAAATTCCATTCAAAATCCACGAAGTGTACACAAACGTGCCGTCTGTGGAGAGGCCTATCAGTCCATCAAATATCAATATCCCAGACTGCAGCGAGCTGCTAATGTGCACTGTG CATGATTTCACCACGGAGAAGAAGGTCTTGGAGTGGGTGGAAGgattatatagtaaaaatggTTCTCCTGCTGATATCAGACCCACTGCCCCTCCTTATTGGATGGTTCAGAATGGAAGGGGTGTTTCACCAACCAGACGCACAAGCCCTCAGAGACCTATCTTTCCCATGCGCAGATGCAGGAGCCTAAGCGCCTCAGATGCCATTCCCATACGCCAGAGGAGCAGCTGGGGTGGCTTAGAAAGCATGGAAAATGGAGAAATGTTTGAGGAAGAGGATGGCTACTCTGAGGATGATGAGTACTCTACATCAGAGGAAAGTGAGATGGAAGCAAGGCAAAGAGAGGCAAGGTCACGATCTTGCAAGACAAGTCCGCAACCCCAGCGGTCATCCCGGCCCAGCACTTCTCCATTTGTACCCAGCCCCCCATCCAGATGTCACTGTCAAAAAACAGACTTCTCTCCTCCCTCTTGCAACATTAAGAAGAGGAAATCATTTACCTATCTAAACAGTTCAAAGAGTGAGGTAGAGTTGGCTAACAAAAGGATTTTGGCTCTAGTGCACCCCACCAAGTGTGTCTCTGAAGGTAGAGGACTTCCCCAAAATCAGCGACACAATCGCTATGGCCAGCCCCTCAGTCCAACACAACCACCTCCTGCTCCCAGCTGCTGCTGCCGAGCAAAGAGACCCTCCAGTGCAGGCTCCATCCCACCAATACAATGCCACAAGCCCACCACTCCG TCTCTGAGCCCATACTCTTGCCTTCCACCTATGAGACATCGCCAATCTGACTCCTCAGGGGATGTCCTGTTGGCCCTTAGCCAAGAAGAACGTGATGTCATCAAGGCTGTGACATCACTGGGATACCCACTGCGTAGAGCCATGATTGCTCTTCAGAAAATGGGAGAGCAGAGCTTGGAGCAG gTCCTTGGCTACTTAGGAGCCACTGACAGACTTCGCAAAATTGGGTATGAGGAGGGTCTCATAGAGGAGGCCATGGAAATGTTCCAGAACTCCGAGATAAAG GCAGCCGAGTACCTCCGTCTCTTGCTTCAGTTTAATGACATGGGCTTCCAGCAGGATGACATTAAGGAAGTGCTCCTGGTCCATGACAATCACAGGGATCGGTCTCTGGAGGAACTCATGAGCAGAGCTCAGTAA
- the ubap1l gene encoding ubiquitin-associated protein 1-like isoform X2, translating into MSFLDEIPFKIHEVYTNVPSVERPISPSNINIPDCSELLMCTVHDFTTEKKVLEWVEGLYSKNGSPADIRPTAPPYWMVQNGRGVSPTRRTSPQRPIFPMRRCRSLSASDAIPIRQRSSWGGLESMENGEMFEEEDGYSEDDEYSTSEESEMEARQREARSRSCKTSPQPQRSSRPSTSPFVPSPPSRCHCQKTDFSPPSCNIKKRKSFTYLNSSKSEVELANKRILALVHPTKCVSEGRGLPQNQRHNRYGQPLSPTQPPPAPSCCCRAKRPSSAGSIPPIQCHKPTTPSLSPYSCLPPMRHRQSDSSGDVLLALSQEERDVIKAVTSLGYPLRRAMIALQKMGEQSLEQVLGYLGATDRLRKIGYEEGLIEEAMEMFQNSEIKAAEYLRLLLQFNDMGFQQDDIKEVLLVHDNHRDRSLEELMSRAQ; encoded by the exons ATGAGTTTCTTGGATGAAATTCCATTCAAAATCCACGAAGTGTACACAAACGTGCCGTCTGTGGAGAGGCCTATCAGTCCATCAAATATCAATATCCCAGACTGCAGCGAGCTGCTAATGTGCACTGTG CATGATTTCACCACGGAGAAGAAGGTCTTGGAGTGGGTGGAAGgattatatagtaaaaatggTTCTCCTGCTGATATCAGACCCACTGCCCCTCCTTATTGGATGGTTCAGAATGGAAGGGGTGTTTCACCAACCAGACGCACAAGCCCTCAGAGACCTATCTTTCCCATGCGCAGATGCAGGAGCCTAAGCGCCTCAGATGCCATTCCCATACGCCAGAGGAGCAGCTGGGGTGGCTTAGAAAGCATGGAAAATGGAGAAATGTTTGAGGAAGAGGATGGCTACTCTGAGGATGATGAGTACTCTACATCAGAGGAAAGTGAGATGGAAGCAAGGCAAAGAGAGGCAAGGTCACGATCTTGCAAGACAAGTCCGCAACCCCAGCGGTCATCCCGGCCCAGCACTTCTCCATTTGTACCCAGCCCCCCATCCAGATGTCACTGTCAAAAAACAGACTTCTCTCCTCCCTCTTGCAACATTAAGAAGAGGAAATCATTTACCTATCTAAACAGTTCAAAGAGTGAGGTAGAGTTGGCTAACAAAAGGATTTTGGCTCTAGTGCACCCCACCAAGTGTGTCTCTGAAGGTAGAGGACTTCCCCAAAATCAGCGACACAATCGCTATGGCCAGCCCCTCAGTCCAACACAACCACCTCCTGCTCCCAGCTGCTGCTGCCGAGCAAAGAGACCCTCCAGTGCAGGCTCCATCCCACCAATACAATGCCACAAGCCCACCACTCCG TCTCTGAGCCCATACTCTTGCCTTCCACCTATGAGACATCGCCAATCTGACTCCTCAGGGGATGTCCTGTTGGCCCTTAGCCAAGAAGAACGTGATGTCATCAAGGCTGTGACATCACTGGGATACCCACTGCGTAGAGCCATGATTGCTCTTCAGAAAATGGGAGAGCAGAGCTTGGAGCAG gTCCTTGGCTACTTAGGAGCCACTGACAGACTTCGCAAAATTGGGTATGAGGAGGGTCTCATAGAGGAGGCCATGGAAATGTTCCAGAACTCCGAGATAAAG GCAGCCGAGTACCTCCGTCTCTTGCTTCAGTTTAATGACATGGGCTTCCAGCAGGATGACATTAAGGAAGTGCTCCTGGTCCATGACAATCACAGGGATCGGTCTCTGGAGGAACTCATGAGCAGAGCTCAGTAA